Within bacterium, the genomic segment GAGTCGACTACTAAAGCAAGTTAAGGCCACGCCATGAGCGCAAACTTACACTGGGGAAAGTCCATTGTTCTGAACGGCAATTCGCTGGAGCGTCGCCAGGCGAGGACGGGGCCTTCGAGTGGACTGCTCATCGAGAAAGTTCTGTTATGAGGGAGGAAGACGATGATTCAGTATCGGACGGATTATGAATAAACAGGACACGCCTGGCGTCATCGCCCCACCGCCGCTAATCTACCTCGCAGCCTTAATCATCGGGCTGGGCCTCGGGTACCTTGCCCCTACGTCGTTCCTTCCGCGTCATCTCGCATTCGGACTTGGCGCCGTCCTCGTCCTGATCGGCGCGTTGATTCTCGTCCCCGCCAGACGAGTGATGCTACAAGCTGGGACAGCCATTAGACCGACCGAACCGACGACCGTGCTCGTCATTACGGGACCATTTCGTTTCACCCGCAATCCCTTGTACCTTAGCGTCACGCTCTTTTACCTGGGTATCGCTTTTGCGCTTCAATCGCTCTGGGCGCTTGCGCTGTTGGCGGTTGTGCTGGCCGTAATGCAACGCGGAGTCATTGACCGCGAGGAACGCTACCTTGAACGAAAGTTTGGCCCAGACTACCTTCGATACAAAGAGCGGGTGAGGCGCTGGATTTAAGAATTGCGGCTGATGGTCAAGTGTGTTTCCGGTGAAGTGGAAATGGGCGCTCCCATGAAAGCGCTTGTCCAGAGCACATACGCTGGACCCTGTGGTCAGTCTCCCATCGGTGCCCCTGAGTAATGCCGGGCACACATTATACGAATAGGACTCAATTACTGCACCGAGATGATTAGGGAAGCATCAGCGGGGAAATAATATGATTAGGGGGTTTTGCGAGGGAGATGATCGTCTATGCTGGACCTACTCCTGGAGAAAACCGCGAGGACCCCGGCAGGACCGATCCACGTCCGCGTTCATGATACCGTGCCCATCGTTGAAGTGACCGGCGACCTCGATCTTGGGGAAGTTCGCGCCTTCGACGATGCCCTTCAGGGGGCCTCACGCTCGAGTTCCAGAGACGTGATTGTGTCGCTCGAGAAGACGGAATACTTCAACAGTGGCGCGGTGCGCCTCATTATGCGTTTGGCCAAACGTCTCTCGGAGGAGAACCGCCACCTGCTCCTCGTCGCGCCTCGGAACCGGACGCCGAGGCGGGTGTTGGACATCGTGTACATGACATCAGATCTGCTGCCGTTCGAGTCGGTTGAGGAGGCCCTAGCAGCCGTGGCGGGCTGATCCCAGCGGTCTTCCTGTCGCGGTCACGGAAAGAGGATCGAAGAGGCTCGAGTTCAGGGTTACTCTACCGAGACCACATCCAACACCTCCTCCGGGCTGGTGATCCCGAGCGCGACCTTCTCGAGGCCGTCCTGGCCGAGCGTCCACATGCCGGCCTGCTCGGCCGCCTCCTTGACTTCCGACACGGTGGCGTGCCTGGCGACCAGCGCCCGGATCGTGTCATCGACGAGCATGATCTCGAAGAGTCCGGTGCGGCCCTTGTAGCCGATTGTGTTGCAAAACTCGCACCCAACCGGCCGGAAGATGCGGGCCTCGTGCGCACCGGGACCCGTGGCGCCCCCCA encodes:
- a CDS encoding STAS domain-containing protein, with translation MLDLLLEKTARTPAGPIHVRVHDTVPIVEVTGDLDLGEVRAFDDALQGASRSSSRDVIVSLEKTEYFNSGAVRLIMRLAKRLSEENRHLLLVAPRNRTPRRVLDIVYMTSDLLPFESVEEALAAVAG
- a CDS encoding isoprenylcysteine carboxylmethyltransferase family protein, which translates into the protein MNKQDTPGVIAPPPLIYLAALIIGLGLGYLAPTSFLPRHLAFGLGAVLVLIGALILVPARRVMLQAGTAIRPTEPTTVLVITGPFRFTRNPLYLSVTLFYLGIAFALQSLWALALLAVVLAVMQRGVIDREERYLERKFGPDYLRYKERVRRWI